A section of the Amblyomma americanum isolate KBUSLIRL-KWMA chromosome 2, ASM5285725v1, whole genome shotgun sequence genome encodes:
- the LOC144121866 gene encoding monocarboxylate transporter 6-like isoform X1, with the protein MSPLLTPMKRHVRHVCRVYRKTSGTGRAPTWKQRKLQRELQETDRDWHVTILAAAAFFFGSASIRSSGIFYLGIMNEFLVCRSTASWPDTLIDATCEMAGLLVAVFFERVNVITVMTVGSILAWLGVMASALAPNIIWMSLTLGVTHGLGIGLVFSALQVFLSQHFSKYRGTAHGIMYAGAAASAMVFPYLLEYKIQVLGFRLCLVIFGLMLVNLTIITLLLDKKSWAAGVAMRQIPRGSLYNSRTISAAISPTNPVGASLAAASCSHTDIVLREGRVFSCPMYYVIVVTWIVFNYCFDVFIGTIDDYATDKQMGFLRTISIMPILSTTDIFGGVCLPVLVDKGLVSRSALLSTTYMGLGVTTALLPVMNDFLPFVGMCLLLAMFMGCGNAMYGVLQSDYIRQDRLPVSYGAAGFVAGVLLIAKPFVIGYFRDVHKSYDGLFRMLSVLLFLLGFSWLLVVVYQWHTSGSWRRKKRRQAVLAVLGYL; encoded by the exons CAAAGGAAGTTGCAAAGGGAACTGCAAGAGACAGACCGGGACTGGCACGTCACCATCCTGGCTGCTGCTGCCTTCTTCTTTGGCTCGGCGTCTATACGCTCATCGGGTATCTTCTACCTGGGCATCATGAACGAATTCCTGGTTTGCCGCTCCACAGCATCCTGGCCGGACACTCTTATCGACGCCACATGCGAAATGGCCG GCCTCCTCGTCGCAGTGTTCTTCGAACGTGTCAATGTAATTACGGTGATGACGGTCGGCAGCATCCTCGCGTGGCTGGGCGTCATGGCCTCGGCACTAGCACCTAACATTATCTGGATGTCACTGACACTCGGTGTGACTCACG GCTTGGGCATCGGCCTGGTGTTCAGCGCTCTCCAAGTGTTCTTGAGCCAGCACTTCAGCAAGTACCGGGGAACTGCGCACGGCATTATGTACGCCGGTGCGGCTGCGTCGGCCATGGTCTTTCCGTACCTGCTTGAGTACAAAATCCAAGTCCTCGGCTTCCGTCTGTGCCTCGTCATCTTCGGACTGATGCTCGTCAACCTCACTATCATTACGCTGCTGCTGGACAAAAAATCTTGGGCCGCTGGCGTCGCGATGAG GCAGATTCCTCGGGGAAGCCTGTATAACAGTAGGACGATCTCAGCTGCCATTAGTCCCACCAATCCAGTCGGTGCATCACTTGCAGCCGCGTCGTGTTCACACACAGACATCGTGCTTCGCGAGGGCAGAGTGTTCAGCTGCCCCATGTACTACGTCATCGTCGTGACATGGATTGTGTTCAATTACTGTTTCGACGTGTTCATTGGCACCATTGACGACTACGCGACGGACAAGCAGATGGGCTTTCTGCGTACCATATCAATCATGCCCATCCTTTCTACGACTGACATCTTCGGCGGCGTCTGTCTGCCGGTTCTCGTGGACAAGGGACTCGTGAGCCGGAGTGCCCTGCTCAGCACTACTTACATGGGACTTGGCGTGACCactgcgctgctgcctgtgaTGAATGATTTTCTTCCATTCGTGGGCATGTGTCTATTGCTGGCCATGTTTATGGGCTGCGGCAACGCGATGTACGGAGTTCTCCAGTCTGACTACATCCGCCAAGACCGACTGCCAGTTTCGTATGGAGCGGCGGGGTTCGTCGCAGGCGTCCTGCTCATCGCGAAGCCTTTTGTCATAG GCTACTTCAGGGACGTCCACAAATCCTACGACGGGCTGTTCCGCATGTTGTCTGTGCTTTTATTCCTCCTTGGATTTTCGTGGCTTTTGGTGGTGGTGTACCAATGGCACACAAGTGGCTcatggaggaggaagaagagacgACAGGCCGTGCTCGCAGTCCTTGGATACCTGTGA
- the LOC144121866 gene encoding monocarboxylate transporter 6-like isoform X2 produces the protein MPEPRDNQQAGTTGQRKLQRELQETDRDWHVTILAAAAFFFGSASIRSSGIFYLGIMNEFLVCRSTASWPDTLIDATCEMAGLLVAVFFERVNVITVMTVGSILAWLGVMASALAPNIIWMSLTLGVTHGLGIGLVFSALQVFLSQHFSKYRGTAHGIMYAGAAASAMVFPYLLEYKIQVLGFRLCLVIFGLMLVNLTIITLLLDKKSWAAGVAMRQIPRGSLYNSRTISAAISPTNPVGASLAAASCSHTDIVLREGRVFSCPMYYVIVVTWIVFNYCFDVFIGTIDDYATDKQMGFLRTISIMPILSTTDIFGGVCLPVLVDKGLVSRSALLSTTYMGLGVTTALLPVMNDFLPFVGMCLLLAMFMGCGNAMYGVLQSDYIRQDRLPVSYGAAGFVAGVLLIAKPFVIGYFRDVHKSYDGLFRMLSVLLFLLGFSWLLVVVYQWHTSGSWRRKKRRQAVLAVLGYL, from the exons CAAAGGAAGTTGCAAAGGGAACTGCAAGAGACAGACCGGGACTGGCACGTCACCATCCTGGCTGCTGCTGCCTTCTTCTTTGGCTCGGCGTCTATACGCTCATCGGGTATCTTCTACCTGGGCATCATGAACGAATTCCTGGTTTGCCGCTCCACAGCATCCTGGCCGGACACTCTTATCGACGCCACATGCGAAATGGCCG GCCTCCTCGTCGCAGTGTTCTTCGAACGTGTCAATGTAATTACGGTGATGACGGTCGGCAGCATCCTCGCGTGGCTGGGCGTCATGGCCTCGGCACTAGCACCTAACATTATCTGGATGTCACTGACACTCGGTGTGACTCACG GCTTGGGCATCGGCCTGGTGTTCAGCGCTCTCCAAGTGTTCTTGAGCCAGCACTTCAGCAAGTACCGGGGAACTGCGCACGGCATTATGTACGCCGGTGCGGCTGCGTCGGCCATGGTCTTTCCGTACCTGCTTGAGTACAAAATCCAAGTCCTCGGCTTCCGTCTGTGCCTCGTCATCTTCGGACTGATGCTCGTCAACCTCACTATCATTACGCTGCTGCTGGACAAAAAATCTTGGGCCGCTGGCGTCGCGATGAG GCAGATTCCTCGGGGAAGCCTGTATAACAGTAGGACGATCTCAGCTGCCATTAGTCCCACCAATCCAGTCGGTGCATCACTTGCAGCCGCGTCGTGTTCACACACAGACATCGTGCTTCGCGAGGGCAGAGTGTTCAGCTGCCCCATGTACTACGTCATCGTCGTGACATGGATTGTGTTCAATTACTGTTTCGACGTGTTCATTGGCACCATTGACGACTACGCGACGGACAAGCAGATGGGCTTTCTGCGTACCATATCAATCATGCCCATCCTTTCTACGACTGACATCTTCGGCGGCGTCTGTCTGCCGGTTCTCGTGGACAAGGGACTCGTGAGCCGGAGTGCCCTGCTCAGCACTACTTACATGGGACTTGGCGTGACCactgcgctgctgcctgtgaTGAATGATTTTCTTCCATTCGTGGGCATGTGTCTATTGCTGGCCATGTTTATGGGCTGCGGCAACGCGATGTACGGAGTTCTCCAGTCTGACTACATCCGCCAAGACCGACTGCCAGTTTCGTATGGAGCGGCGGGGTTCGTCGCAGGCGTCCTGCTCATCGCGAAGCCTTTTGTCATAG GCTACTTCAGGGACGTCCACAAATCCTACGACGGGCTGTTCCGCATGTTGTCTGTGCTTTTATTCCTCCTTGGATTTTCGTGGCTTTTGGTGGTGGTGTACCAATGGCACACAAGTGGCTcatggaggaggaagaagagacgACAGGCCGTGCTCGCAGTCCTTGGATACCTGTGA